GGCTGACCAGGCTGCGGAAAACGGCGCGTAGACGCTTCTGCATCGGCGAAAAGTTGTGCGGCCAGGTCAGGTCAATGGCGGGAAGAAGCGCCAGGTGGTAGTGTCCGCGAAAAAATCTCAGGCAGGCGGTGGATGCGGAGCAGTAGGTGGACGTGTCGATGATTGCTTCGGCGTCGGGCGTGTAGGTTTTGCGGGTGAGCACATGATCCACCTGCACGCCTTCCAAGCCTGCAAAGTGGTTGTCTTGACCAATCACCAACACTTTTACCTTCGCCTCGGTCATGAACTTAGTCCCTTGAAAATGGATTCATGTTTGAACAGCGCGTTGCAATACCAGTGGGCGCCATGAGGTGGTAGGGAGGTGACTTCATAGAGCCCAAACAAGCGAAACTGATGGGCCACCAGCAGGTTCCGAACGTGTTCGTAGGCAACATGCCGGGGGCTGGAGGGGGCCAGTGAGCATTCGATGAGCACGGATTGAATGGCACCTTGGGACAGCAGGTTGGAGGCACCTTTGAGCACTTCCAAGTCGTGGCCTTCCGTGTCGATTTTCAGAATGCCGACCGTTTCAATTCCTTTGGAGGCACAGAATTCGTCAACCGTGCTGACGTCGATGGTTTCACTGCGGTCGAGCGGCGTGCTGGAGGCGTTTTCGAGGCTGTTCAGAGTCGAAGTGGGAACAATGGCGTCGAGCGAGAGGTGAAGCTGTCCGGATTTTGCGCCCATGGCCATCTGCCAGCAGTGAACATTAGGCAGGGAGGCAACGTTTTTTTGAAGGGCCTGGAAGGTATCGCGAAAAGGCTCGAAAGCGTGGACGATAAACTCGGGCAGGGTGAAATGGTAGGCGGCGGCGGTTTGGCCAATGTTGGCACCGACATCGAGAATGACCGGAGGTTTGCCCTGCGAGTGGGAGATTGAATGCGACTGGAGGATGTCCTCGTAAATGAACCGGTCTTCGCTACGCGGCGCGTATTCCCGGCGGCGGATGTTTAGATTGAGTCGTCCCAACAAATGTTTGACGCGGGCGGATAAGAGCGGGGGCATGGGGGCTTGTAGCTTTATGAAGATCAGTTCTGGGCGAACTGCTTTTGGAAGTGCGGCACGGATTCGGCAAGGACCTTGAGGATCAGCTCCACGGTCTGTTCGCTGTCGCGCTGACGCTCGCCAAATTCTTCCGTTGGAAGGTTATCGGTCACGTTGGCCTGCACGGAAGCGTAGGCCCAGCGGTGATTAACGTTGCGCAGGATGCTGTCCATGAGGCTGATGATCGCGCGGGACGAGTGACTCGCGGTGGTGATGTCGGTGCCGATGAACCAGTAGACGTAGTGACTTCTCAGTGGGCGCACCTCGCCACTCTTCAAGGTGACTTTGCGCTCGATATACAGGTCGGTCACCTCAAGATCGTGCTGATCGTTGATGCGCACGGTGCGAATGCGGCTGCTAACGAGTTTCCACCCTTGGGCGACCAGACAGATTTCGGGCCGGTGGATGCTTTTGCGCTCTGCTCCGCTGAGGATGATGGAGGAGCGAACATGGTCGCGGGCTTCAGATCGGTGGGTAGGGGTGTAATAAAGTCGTTTGGTGATCTGGGTGTCTGAGGGAAGTTGCTCAAGTTCAATGGCGTCGGGATCTTCGGGGACGGAGATTAACCCGGACAAAGTTTTTGGCAGATCCATGATGACCCCGGAGCCGTCTCCGGCCTTGATGGGGGGCGAGTTCCAGCACACGACCATGGTGCCGATCAAGATGAATGAGAGAATTAAAGATCGCAGCAGCATTTTATCGTTCTTCCATCAAGACCAGGGGTTTTTCTTTACGGACAAACCGGTTCAGAAAC
This is a stretch of genomic DNA from Phragmitibacter flavus. It encodes these proteins:
- a CDS encoding exosortase-associated EpsI family protein; its protein translation is MLLRSLILSFILIGTMVVCWNSPPIKAGDGSGVIMDLPKTLSGLISVPEDPDAIELEQLPSDTQITKRLYYTPTHRSEARDHVRSSIILSGAERKSIHRPEICLVAQGWKLVSSRIRTVRINDQHDLEVTDLYIERKVTLKSGEVRPLRSHYVYWFIGTDITTASHSSRAIISLMDSILRNVNHRWAYASVQANVTDNLPTEEFGERQRDSEQTVELILKVLAESVPHFQKQFAQN
- a CDS encoding FkbM family methyltransferase, giving the protein MPPLLSARVKHLLGRLNLNIRRREYAPRSEDRFIYEDILQSHSISHSQGKPPVILDVGANIGQTAAAYHFTLPEFIVHAFEPFRDTFQALQKNVASLPNVHCWQMAMGAKSGQLHLSLDAIVPTSTLNSLENASSTPLDRSETIDVSTVDEFCASKGIETVGILKIDTEGHDLEVLKGASNLLSQGAIQSVLIECSLAPSSPRHVAYEHVRNLLVAHQFRLFGLYEVTSLPPHGAHWYCNALFKHESIFKGLSS